The Williamsia sp. DF01-3 genome has a window encoding:
- a CDS encoding glycosyltransferase 87 family protein, with protein MLEKGASRLGIESAPHVRPQERAAVTNGPVLPRPAVVVAVSLALGLLAVYLHHLAVPIDTPYWGVFGNQLDLAVYREGAQAVLDGDRLYEAKLVGVMDYTYAPVSVILFMPFAAMSLEFARIVWMVGIFVALYLCITLSFKSLRYQINWSVRISAGALVLVSALMEPVRTTMWYGQINVFLMLLILWDLLQGRHSRIRGLGVGIAAGIKLTPLIFVFYLLINRNWRAVWLAGAGFAGTIALGFAVMPRDSWKYWSGTFIDSKRVGAPNTVGNQSIRGALANLWQTDAPNPLVWITLAVAALALGMTAASLAHRAGHELLAVTLVGMTGTAVSPMSWGHHWVWFVPALVIGIHLTLQARGAVSKALAATAVVALLATTFIWRTYRSYPVLQIERVLPDGYFTGLYHKVGIPELRWFTYDPYNWVFVVTAVAAIVCLTCRRRVDVPEPVAAG; from the coding sequence ATGCTCGAGAAAGGCGCATCCCGGTTGGGCATCGAGTCCGCTCCACACGTCCGTCCGCAGGAGCGCGCGGCAGTGACAAACGGCCCGGTGTTGCCGAGGCCTGCCGTTGTTGTCGCGGTGTCCCTCGCGCTCGGGCTGCTCGCGGTGTATCTGCACCATCTGGCCGTCCCGATCGACACCCCGTACTGGGGGGTCTTCGGTAATCAACTCGACCTGGCGGTGTATCGAGAAGGCGCGCAAGCGGTACTCGACGGTGACCGCCTGTACGAGGCCAAACTCGTGGGCGTCATGGATTACACCTATGCGCCGGTATCGGTGATCCTGTTCATGCCCTTCGCGGCGATGTCGCTTGAATTCGCGCGGATCGTCTGGATGGTCGGCATCTTCGTCGCCCTCTATCTCTGTATCACTCTGAGCTTCAAAAGCCTGCGGTACCAGATTAATTGGTCGGTTCGGATCTCTGCCGGTGCACTCGTCCTGGTGAGTGCGCTGATGGAGCCGGTCCGCACCACCATGTGGTACGGCCAGATCAACGTGTTCCTCATGCTGCTCATCCTCTGGGATCTGCTGCAGGGCAGGCACAGTCGGATCCGCGGTCTCGGGGTGGGGATCGCTGCCGGGATCAAGCTGACGCCCCTGATCTTCGTGTTCTATCTCCTGATCAATCGCAACTGGCGCGCGGTGTGGCTGGCGGGTGCGGGGTTCGCGGGCACAATCGCGCTCGGGTTCGCGGTGATGCCCCGTGATTCCTGGAAGTACTGGAGCGGGACGTTCATCGACTCCAAGCGGGTCGGTGCTCCCAACACCGTCGGCAATCAATCGATCAGGGGAGCGTTGGCGAACCTGTGGCAGACCGATGCTCCCAACCCGTTGGTGTGGATCACCTTGGCCGTTGCGGCGCTTGCGCTCGGGATGACGGCGGCCTCACTGGCTCATCGAGCCGGGCATGAGCTGCTCGCCGTCACCCTCGTCGGTATGACGGGGACCGCGGTGTCGCCGATGTCGTGGGGACACCACTGGGTGTGGTTCGTCCCGGCCCTCGTGATCGGAATCCACCTGACGCTGCAGGCACGGGGTGCGGTGTCCAAAGCGCTGGCGGCGACGGCGGTGGTCGCGTTGCTCGCGACGACGTTCATCTGGCGCACCTACCGTTCGTATCCGGTATTGCAGATCGAACGGGTCCTCCCGGACGGTTACTTCACCGGGCTGTATCACAAGGTCGGCATCCCTGAGCTGCGCTGGTTCACCTACGACCCTTACAACTGGGTGTTCGTGGTGACAGCGGTGGCTGCGATCGTGTGTCTCACCTGCAGGCGCCGCGTCGACGTTCCGGAGCCGGTCGCGGCGGGTTAG
- a CDS encoding glycosyltransferase 87 family protein yields MTADQARAETTDDTSTQQRFPSHPLLLIAFVVGAAIALLVQVRFIPLDAPIFGLFKNQVDLDVYRAGAQHLLHGRQLYDLPMLRNGLLYTYTPFSTIVFQPFGWMSAEMAVDVWSGLIFVTLYWVILASFRSLGYEMSWSLAIVAAAMVCAVTLMEPVRTTIWYGQINVFLMAIVLWDLLRPDGSRLKGIGVGVAAGIKLTPAFFVVYLAITRRWRAVLVVVATFGATILIGFPATPRQSWNYWTDRVVNSDRVGPTDAPSNQSIKGALATVFDTTTPSNLLWLVCSAFAVVLGIGAAWLAHRSGQELLALCLTGMTTAAVSPFSWGHHWVWFVPLLVFAVHLPIAAWRAGSRPLAGLLCLAPPALFTAVFIWRNYLPGGALGFKPFYGTGMFMTPFPDWLRWFSAEPYLWVFGVTAVLCIAVWGPGEVRARDFARRSNGTAGSRAA; encoded by the coding sequence GTGACAGCGGATCAAGCGCGCGCTGAGACAACGGACGACACGAGTACACAGCAACGGTTTCCGAGTCACCCTCTTCTGCTGATCGCGTTCGTGGTGGGCGCGGCCATTGCGCTCCTCGTGCAAGTCCGGTTCATTCCTCTGGACGCCCCCATCTTCGGGTTGTTCAAGAACCAGGTCGACCTCGACGTGTACCGCGCCGGGGCTCAGCACCTGTTGCACGGCCGGCAGCTGTATGACTTGCCGATGCTCCGGAACGGCCTGCTGTACACCTACACCCCGTTCTCGACCATCGTCTTCCAACCTTTCGGCTGGATGAGCGCCGAGATGGCCGTGGACGTCTGGAGTGGCCTCATCTTCGTCACCCTGTACTGGGTGATCCTGGCCTCGTTCCGGAGTCTGGGCTACGAGATGAGCTGGTCGCTGGCCATCGTGGCCGCGGCGATGGTCTGTGCCGTCACCTTGATGGAGCCGGTCCGCACCACGATCTGGTACGGGCAGATCAACGTCTTCTTGATGGCGATCGTCTTGTGGGACCTGCTTCGGCCAGATGGCAGTCGGCTCAAGGGCATCGGTGTCGGTGTCGCGGCGGGCATCAAACTGACCCCCGCATTCTTTGTCGTCTACCTCGCCATCACGAGACGGTGGCGCGCGGTGCTCGTGGTGGTCGCGACCTTCGGCGCCACGATCCTGATCGGCTTTCCCGCGACGCCCCGGCAGTCGTGGAACTACTGGACCGACCGGGTGGTGAACTCCGACCGCGTCGGCCCCACAGACGCTCCCAGCAATCAGTCGATCAAGGGCGCCCTGGCCACGGTGTTCGACACGACCACGCCCAGCAATCTGCTGTGGCTTGTCTGTTCTGCATTTGCGGTGGTCCTGGGGATCGGAGCGGCCTGGCTGGCGCACCGCTCAGGCCAAGAGCTCCTTGCCCTGTGTCTGACCGGGATGACCACTGCCGCGGTGTCACCGTTCAGCTGGGGCCATCACTGGGTGTGGTTTGTACCCCTGCTCGTGTTCGCGGTGCACCTGCCCATCGCGGCGTGGCGCGCCGGCTCACGACCACTCGCCGGATTGTTGTGCCTCGCGCCGCCCGCGCTCTTCACCGCCGTGTTCATCTGGCGCAACTACCTCCCCGGCGGCGCCCTGGGCTTCAAGCCCTTCTACGGCACCGGCATGTTCATGACGCCGTTCCCGGATTGGCTCCGATGGTTCTCTGCCGAGCCCTACCTGTGGGTGTTCGGCGTGACCGCGGTGTTGTGCATCGCCGTCTGGGGCCCTGGCGAAGTGCGGGCCAGGGATTTTGCACGTCGCTCGAACGGTACGGCAGGTTCGCGGGCGGCCTGA
- a CDS encoding DNA polymerase III subunit gamma and tau has protein sequence MALYRTYRPATFAEVVGQEHVTEPLGRALDSGRINHAYLFSGPRGCGKTSSARILARSLNCEQGPTSTPCGVCSSCVALAPGGPGNLDVIELDAASHGGVEDTRELRDQAFYAPAESRYRVFIIDEAHMVSNAGFNALLKIVEEPPEHLIFVFATTEPEKVLPTIRSRTHHYPFRLLAPAVMRTLLERICASEKVTVEPPVFPLVIRAGGGSPRDSLSVLDQLLAGASAEGVTYQRALTLLGVTDVALIDDAVNALADHDGAKLFGTIESVVDAGHDPRRFAVDLLERLRDLILMDAVPDAAERGLVEAPDDQVERMTEQAAKLAPGTLARFAETVHDALGEMRGTTSPRLLLEVMCARMLLPAASDAESAVLQRIERIEAQLAGGAAIPAAAPLGSSPAGAPAEPPPSKFVRASQRKQSEGAAESTSPATASATVPASAPIPAPAPEPTPTPEPAPSPEPTPAPEPTPTPEPAPAPEPTPTPEPAPAPQPTASAKPAPAPAPEPVVRTPEPSAGPAADSPVDTAVSVPDDADVPLPPEPDYEPEPEPAVEPAAAPAAPAAAPAAGGPDLAAVQAKWQEVRTEVRTANKVTEVMLSGATVRGVNGTTLVLSHDSAPLVQRLSSPHAVEVLTGAMKKVFGGSWEISVHAASSLPADTAKPQASAPGSTRKPEAKAPYVRPSRGAGAASASGDAPEPEPEPEPEPVQAPPEPVDDEDLTDAERDEMIATARDSTPDPRQDPEQVAIELLATELGARPIT, from the coding sequence GTGGCTCTCTACCGGACGTATCGACCCGCGACCTTTGCCGAGGTCGTCGGGCAGGAACATGTCACCGAGCCGCTCGGTCGCGCGCTCGACTCCGGCCGCATCAACCACGCGTATCTGTTCTCCGGTCCGCGTGGTTGCGGTAAGACCTCGTCGGCGCGCATCTTGGCCCGGTCGCTCAACTGTGAACAGGGGCCGACGTCCACCCCATGCGGGGTGTGTTCGTCATGTGTGGCCCTGGCCCCGGGTGGCCCCGGCAATCTCGACGTGATCGAACTCGACGCCGCCAGCCATGGCGGTGTCGAAGACACCCGCGAGCTACGCGATCAGGCCTTCTATGCGCCGGCGGAGTCCCGCTATCGGGTGTTCATCATCGACGAGGCGCACATGGTGAGCAACGCGGGATTCAACGCCCTGCTCAAGATCGTCGAGGAACCACCCGAGCACCTCATCTTCGTCTTCGCCACCACCGAGCCGGAGAAGGTGCTGCCCACCATCCGCTCGCGCACCCATCACTACCCGTTCCGTCTGTTGGCTCCGGCCGTGATGCGCACCCTGCTCGAACGCATCTGTGCCAGCGAGAAAGTCACGGTGGAGCCGCCGGTGTTCCCCCTGGTGATCCGTGCCGGGGGCGGCTCACCCCGTGATTCGCTCAGCGTGCTGGATCAACTGCTGGCCGGGGCATCGGCGGAAGGCGTCACGTACCAACGCGCACTGACCCTCCTCGGTGTCACCGATGTCGCGCTGATCGACGACGCCGTCAACGCCCTCGCAGACCATGACGGGGCGAAGCTGTTCGGAACCATCGAATCGGTTGTGGATGCCGGCCACGACCCGCGCCGATTCGCGGTCGACCTCCTCGAACGTCTCCGCGACCTGATCCTGATGGACGCGGTACCCGACGCCGCCGAGCGCGGGCTGGTGGAAGCGCCCGACGACCAGGTCGAGCGGATGACCGAGCAGGCGGCCAAGCTGGCGCCGGGAACGTTGGCGCGTTTCGCCGAGACCGTGCACGACGCGCTCGGTGAGATGCGGGGAACCACGTCGCCGCGGCTCCTGCTCGAGGTGATGTGTGCCCGGATGCTGCTTCCGGCGGCGTCCGACGCCGAGTCTGCGGTGCTGCAACGGATCGAGCGCATCGAGGCACAGCTGGCGGGAGGCGCGGCGATTCCGGCTGCTGCACCCCTCGGCTCGTCACCGGCTGGGGCGCCCGCGGAACCGCCTCCGAGCAAGTTCGTCCGCGCGTCACAGCGCAAGCAATCCGAGGGTGCGGCCGAATCGACCTCTCCCGCAACCGCTTCGGCGACGGTTCCCGCGTCCGCGCCGATCCCGGCCCCTGCGCCTGAACCCACTCCCACGCCGGAACCGGCGCCGAGTCCAGAACCCACGCCGGCACCCGAACCCACCCCGACTCCGGAACCGGCCCCGGCACCAGAGCCCACCCCGACTCCGGAACCGGCCCCGGCGCCCCAGCCGACCGCATCCGCGAAACCGGCCCCTGCTCCAGCCCCCGAGCCGGTCGTCCGCACGCCCGAGCCGTCTGCCGGCCCCGCGGCCGACTCGCCCGTCGACACAGCGGTGTCCGTCCCCGATGATGCGGACGTCCCACTACCGCCGGAACCCGACTACGAGCCCGAGCCGGAACCCGCTGTCGAGCCGGCAGCGGCGCCCGCCGCGCCTGCCGCAGCTCCCGCCGCCGGAGGTCCGGATCTCGCTGCGGTGCAGGCGAAGTGGCAGGAAGTGCGCACCGAGGTCCGTACCGCCAACAAGGTCACCGAGGTGATGCTGTCCGGCGCCACGGTTCGCGGCGTCAACGGCACCACGCTTGTGCTCAGTCACGACTCCGCGCCACTCGTGCAGCGGCTCAGCTCTCCGCATGCGGTCGAAGTGCTCACCGGAGCGATGAAGAAAGTCTTCGGTGGTAGCTGGGAGATCTCGGTGCACGCGGCGTCGTCGCTGCCCGCGGACACCGCCAAACCTCAGGCCTCCGCGCCTGGGAGCACCCGCAAGCCCGAGGCGAAGGCGCCGTACGTCCGCCCGAGCCGCGGCGCGGGAGCCGCGAGCGCCTCGGGTGACGCGCCTGAACCGGAGCCCGAACCGGAACCTGAGCCGGTACAAGCACCACCAGAGCCCGTTGACGACGAAGACCTCACCGATGCCGAACGCGACGAGATGATCGCCACGGCACGAGATTCCACACCGGATCCGCGGCAGGATCCCGAACAGGTGGCAATCGAACTCCTTGCCACCGAGCTGGGCGCCCGCCCGATCACCTGA
- a CDS encoding class I SAM-dependent methyltransferase — MTTVKNNEVPGSVVGPKLSLAEVVEAVAGGDLQISVTAYDGSSAGPADAEYGLELLTPRGTRYLATAPSDLGLARAYIAGDLSLKGCHEGDPYPALRAISEDVQFSRPSARTLAQITRSLGLEHFKPITPPPQEQLPRWRRIAEGLRHSKTRDAEAIHYHYDVSNTFYEWVLGPSMTYTCACYPNHEASLEEAQDNKYRLVFEKLKLKAGDRLLDIGCGWGSMVRYAARRGVHVIGVTLSAEQAQWAQQAIIDEGLSEFAEVRHSDYRDVTEDEFDAVSSIGLTEHIGIQNYPSYFKFIRSKLRDGGILLNHCITRSNNVSRGKAGPFIDRYVFPDGELTGSGTIISAIQNIGAMEVVHEENLREHYAMTLRDWNKNLVDHWDEAVEEVGIGTARLWGLYMAGCRIGFERNIIQLHQVLAVKLDNKGGNGDLPLRPWWNA, encoded by the coding sequence ATGACAACTGTGAAGAACAACGAGGTGCCCGGGTCGGTGGTCGGGCCGAAACTCAGCCTGGCCGAGGTGGTGGAGGCCGTCGCGGGTGGCGATCTCCAGATCAGCGTCACCGCCTACGACGGCAGTTCAGCCGGCCCGGCCGATGCCGAGTACGGGCTCGAACTGCTCACCCCTCGGGGTACCCGCTATCTGGCCACCGCACCCAGCGACCTCGGGTTGGCCCGCGCCTACATCGCGGGGGACCTTTCGCTGAAGGGGTGCCACGAGGGCGACCCCTACCCCGCATTGCGAGCGATCTCCGAGGACGTGCAGTTCTCCAGGCCGTCGGCCCGCACGCTGGCACAGATCACCCGGTCACTCGGACTCGAACATTTCAAGCCCATCACACCCCCGCCCCAGGAGCAGCTCCCCCGGTGGCGCCGCATCGCAGAGGGTTTGCGGCACAGCAAGACTCGTGATGCCGAAGCGATCCACTATCACTACGACGTCTCGAACACCTTCTACGAATGGGTGCTCGGGCCGTCGATGACATACACGTGTGCCTGCTATCCGAATCATGAGGCGAGCCTGGAAGAGGCGCAGGACAACAAGTATCGCCTCGTGTTCGAGAAGCTGAAGCTCAAGGCCGGCGATCGACTGCTCGACATCGGCTGCGGCTGGGGCTCGATGGTGCGGTACGCGGCTCGCCGCGGTGTACACGTCATCGGCGTGACCTTGTCGGCCGAGCAGGCCCAGTGGGCACAGCAGGCAATCATCGACGAGGGTCTGAGCGAGTTCGCCGAAGTGCGGCACAGCGATTACCGCGACGTCACCGAAGACGAGTTCGATGCGGTCTCGTCCATCGGATTGACCGAGCACATCGGGATCCAGAACTACCCGTCGTACTTCAAGTTCATCCGCAGCAAACTGCGTGATGGCGGAATCCTGCTGAACCACTGCATCACCCGGTCGAACAACGTGAGCCGAGGCAAGGCCGGACCGTTCATCGACCGCTATGTGTTCCCGGACGGGGAGTTGACCGGCTCGGGCACCATCATCTCGGCCATCCAGAACATCGGTGCGATGGAGGTGGTGCACGAGGAGAACTTGCGCGAGCACTACGCGATGACCCTTCGCGACTGGAACAAGAACCTGGTCGACCACTGGGACGAGGCAGTCGAAGAAGTGGGCATCGGCACCGCGCGGCTCTGGGGTCTGTACATGGCCGGATGCCGGATCGGATTCGAGCGCAACATCATTCAGCTACATCAGGTTCTCGCGGTGAAATTGGACAACAAGGGCGGCAACGGCGATCTGCCGCTGCGCCCGTGGTGGAACGCCTGA
- a CDS encoding FAD-binding oxidoreductase, translated as MGSETGREVFDEGVERLLASYRAIPTSGRVRLAKKTSNLFRKRAKNPYPGLDVSGLDRVISVDPQARTADVAGMCTYEELVATTLKYGLAPKVVPQLKTITLGGAVTGLGIESTSFRNGLPHESVLEIDILTGAGEIVTTSATSENSDLFFGFANSYGTLGYSTRLRIELEEVAPYVELRHVRFTDVDTLQSTMNDIVEQGTYAGERVDYLDGVVFSATESYLVLGAQTSVPGPVSDYTGDQIYYRSIQHSADSTPIRDRLTIADYLWRWDTDWFWCSRAFGAQNPRIRRLWPKPLLRSSFYWKLIALDHRFDIGDKLNARKGQPPGERVVQDIEVPIERTSEFVHWFLENIPIEPIWLCPLRLRDPSPAGADTHRPWPLYPLEPHRTYVNVGFWSAVPKREDKPEGYANRQIEIKVSELDGHKSLYSESFYGEEEFDQLYGGEPYRLLKKRYDPGSRLLDLYSKAVKRQ; from the coding sequence ATGGGTTCCGAAACAGGGCGAGAGGTTTTCGACGAAGGCGTCGAGAGGTTGCTGGCCAGCTACCGGGCCATCCCGACCTCTGGCCGTGTCCGGCTGGCCAAGAAGACGTCGAACCTGTTCCGCAAGCGGGCGAAGAATCCTTATCCCGGATTGGACGTTTCCGGGCTGGACCGGGTGATCTCGGTTGACCCGCAGGCCCGTACGGCCGACGTGGCCGGAATGTGTACGTACGAAGAACTTGTGGCGACGACGCTCAAATATGGTCTGGCGCCCAAGGTCGTTCCCCAGCTCAAGACGATCACCTTGGGCGGCGCGGTCACCGGCCTCGGGATCGAGTCGACATCTTTCCGGAACGGTCTCCCCCACGAATCGGTACTCGAGATCGACATCTTGACCGGAGCCGGCGAGATCGTCACCACCTCGGCCACCAGCGAGAACTCAGACCTGTTCTTCGGGTTCGCCAATTCCTATGGAACGCTTGGCTATTCGACGCGGCTACGCATCGAGCTCGAGGAGGTCGCGCCCTACGTCGAGTTGCGCCACGTACGGTTCACCGACGTCGACACCCTGCAGTCCACGATGAACGACATCGTCGAGCAGGGCACCTACGCAGGCGAACGCGTCGACTATCTCGACGGTGTCGTGTTCTCCGCCACCGAGAGCTACCTCGTTCTGGGCGCGCAGACGAGCGTTCCTGGCCCGGTCAGCGACTACACCGGCGATCAGATCTACTACCGGTCGATCCAGCACAGCGCCGATTCCACTCCCATCCGCGACCGGCTCACCATCGCCGACTACCTGTGGCGCTGGGACACCGACTGGTTCTGGTGCTCGCGGGCGTTCGGCGCGCAGAACCCCCGCATCCGCCGTCTGTGGCCAAAGCCACTGCTGCGCAGCAGCTTCTATTGGAAATTGATCGCGCTCGACCACCGGTTCGACATCGGTGACAAGCTCAATGCCCGCAAAGGTCAACCGCCCGGTGAACGGGTGGTCCAGGACATCGAGGTTCCGATCGAGCGCACCTCCGAGTTCGTGCACTGGTTCTTGGAGAACATTCCGATCGAGCCGATCTGGTTGTGCCCGCTGCGACTTCGCGACCCCTCCCCCGCCGGCGCCGACACACACCGTCCGTGGCCGCTGTATCCGCTCGAGCCCCACCGCACCTACGTCAACGTGGGGTTCTGGTCTGCGGTGCCCAAACGCGAGGACAAGCCGGAGGGTTACGCCAACCGGCAGATCGAGATCAAGGTCTCCGAACTCGACGGACACAAATCGCTGTATTCCGAGTCGTTCTATGGCGAAGAGGAATTCGATCAGCTCTATGGCGGTGAGCCCTACCGCCTGCTCAAGAAACGTTACGATCCCGGGTCGCGGTTACTCGACCTGTACTCAAAGGCGGTGAAGCGGCAATGA
- a CDS encoding SRPBCC family protein: MAQVTASQSIVINAAPEKVLAALSDYQTVRPSILPGQYRDYKIVEGGVGAGTVASWTLQATKKRSRNVQARVGVVGSTVTETDVNSSMVTTYQVDASGASSKVTTTTTWQGAGGIGGFFEKTFAPKGLAKIQAELLGNLKSHVERV, from the coding sequence GTGGCACAGGTAACCGCATCCCAGTCGATCGTCATCAATGCCGCGCCGGAGAAGGTGCTCGCGGCACTGTCCGACTACCAGACGGTGCGTCCCAGCATCCTCCCCGGCCAGTACCGCGACTACAAGATCGTCGAGGGTGGCGTCGGCGCAGGCACCGTCGCGTCCTGGACCCTCCAGGCAACAAAGAAGCGCTCGCGCAACGTCCAGGCCCGCGTGGGCGTGGTCGGCTCCACCGTCACCGAGACCGACGTCAATTCGTCGATGGTGACCACGTATCAGGTCGATGCCTCCGGGGCCAGCTCGAAGGTCACCACCACCACCACGTGGCAGGGAGCCGGTGGTATCGGCGGATTCTTCGAGAAGACGTTTGCACCCAAGGGACTGGCGAAGATCCAGGCCGAACTGCTCGGCAACCTCAAGTCGCACGTCGAACGCGTCTGA
- a CDS encoding pseudouridine synthase → MDPTRVVLRSADRTIGEAMLAAPACEGLTLDDLLMRAERGEVLGIGGEAVDLTAPAQIGRPVYFYRDLPVETEIPFDLPIIHQDNDLVVVDKPHYLATMPRGTHVVQTALVRLRRELDNPSISPVHRLDRLTAGVLMFTVRPKARAPYQQLFADRAVNKEYRARAPIHPGLQLPVTVRNRILKDAGDLRARVEPGEVNAVSTIDLLSASHDRGVYRLRPQTGRTHQLRLHMAGLGVPIEGDPLYPEVRPEVAAAPDRGDFSDPLRLLAYSVEFTDPFSGELRRFVSTRELL, encoded by the coding sequence GTGGACCCCACTCGGGTCGTTCTGCGTTCCGCTGATCGCACGATCGGCGAGGCGATGCTGGCCGCACCGGCGTGTGAGGGCCTGACGCTCGACGATCTGCTGATGCGGGCCGAGCGCGGGGAGGTGCTCGGCATCGGTGGTGAAGCCGTCGATCTGACTGCACCGGCCCAGATCGGACGGCCGGTCTACTTCTACCGCGACCTGCCCGTGGAGACGGAGATACCGTTCGACCTGCCGATCATCCATCAGGACAACGATCTGGTGGTCGTGGACAAACCGCACTACCTGGCGACGATGCCTCGGGGAACGCACGTGGTGCAGACCGCGCTGGTCCGGTTGCGCCGAGAACTCGACAACCCTTCGATCAGCCCGGTGCACCGGCTGGACCGGCTCACGGCCGGAGTGCTCATGTTCACCGTGCGCCCGAAAGCGCGCGCCCCCTACCAACAGCTCTTCGCCGACCGTGCGGTGAACAAGGAATACCGCGCCCGCGCACCGATCCACCCCGGCCTGCAACTGCCGGTGACCGTTCGCAATCGCATCCTCAAAGACGCCGGCGACCTGCGAGCTCGGGTGGAACCCGGGGAGGTCAACGCTGTCTCGACCATCGATCTCCTGAGCGCCTCGCACGATCGGGGGGTCTACCGGCTGAGGCCGCAGACCGGTCGCACACATCAGCTCAGACTGCACATGGCGGGTTTGGGTGTCCCGATCGAGGGAGACCCGCTGTACCCGGAGGTTCGGCCCGAAGTGGCCGCAGCCCCGGACCGCGGTGATTTCTCCGATCCGCTTCGCCTTCTTGCCTACTCTGTCGAGTTCACCGACCCGTTCAGCGGCGAGCTGCGACGCTTCGTCAGTACCCGCGAACTGCTCTGA